Genomic DNA from Clavibacter michiganensis:
TCGTGGATCGTCGCGACGATCTGGTCGTTCGTGTTCACGCGGTCGTGGCGGCGCAGCGGCGCGAGGAGGCCGGGGGCGTGGACCATGCCGGTGGTGCCGGGCGTCGGCAGGCCCAGCTGCCAGGCGCGGGACAGCTCGCGCCGGGGGAGCGGGACGCGCGTGATGCGCGCGAGGCCGGGCAGGCGCTGCTCCAGGTCGGCCGTCTGCTCGGGCGTGACCGCGGAGACGACGCCCTCGACCTCGCAGCCGCTCGGCGTCGCGGCGACGATCGCGCTCGTCAGGTCCTCGGCGTAGCGGCCGATGCCGCCGGGCGTCGGGCCGGTCAGCTGGTCGATGATCACGCGCAGCGTGGTGGTCACGGTCCTCCATCGCGCGGGTGTCGGGTCGGCCCGCGGGAGGACCATCGTACCGGCGCGGCGCCCGGGAACCGGGGAGGGCGCGGCGCCGCCGGGCTCAGCTCCGGCGCATCCGCTCGACCGCATCCTTGGACGGGCCGTCGAACGCGACCTTCCCCGACTGGATGAGGATCCCGCGCTCGCACAGGTCCGACACCATGTCGAGGTCGTGGCTCACGACCACGAGCGTCTTGCCCGCGTCGTGCAGCTCCCGGATCTTCGCGAGGCACTTGCGCTGGAACGGCTCGTCACCCACGGAGAGGATCTCGTCCACCAGCAGGATGTCGACCTCGGTGTGGATCGCGACCGAGAACGCCAGGCGCAGGAACATCCCCGACGAGTAGTGCTTGACCTCGGTGTCGATGAACTTCTCGATCTCGCTGAACTCGACGATCTGGTCGAAGCGCGCGTCGATCTCGTGCTGCTCCATGCCGAGGATCGCGGCGTTGAGGTAGATGTTCTCGCGGCCCGAGAGGTCGGGGTGGAATCCGGCGCCCACCTCGATGAGGCCGGCGATGCGCCCGCGCGCGAGGACCTCGCCGCTGTCGGGCTGGTACACGCCCGAGATGAGCTTGAGGAGCGTCGACTTGCCGGATCCGTTGAACCCCATGAGCGCGACCGACTCGCCGGGGCGCACCTCGAAGCTCACGTCCTCGAGCGCGTCGAAGGTCGAGGCGAGCGGCTTCCGGCGCACGGCCGCGATGACCGTCTCCTTGATGGAGTGCGTGTGGCGGAGGAGGAAGGACTTCCTCACGTTCTCGACGATGATGCGCGGGAGCGCGTCCGACTCAGAGGTCCTGGGCAAAGCGCCCCTCCAGCTTCTTGAAGACGAGCTGCCCGAGCAGGAGGCTCAGGAGCGAGACGCCGAGGGCGATGAACCCGTACATCCAGAGGTTCGGCGGCAGCTCGCCGGTGCCGCCCGTGGTGGGGTACCAGAAGGCGGCGTGGAAGAGCTCGACCGCCGCGGTCACGGGGTTGAGCTGGTAGATCACGAGCAGCCAGTCCGGCAGCACCTTCGCGACCTGCGCGTAGGGGTAGAGCACGGGCGAGGCCCACACGACGACCATCACGATGAGCTCGACGAAGTTCTGCGAGTCGCGGAAGGACACGTTGGCGGCGCCGAACAGCATGCCGAGGCCGATGGCCAGCGTGCCGATGATGGCGACGGCCAGGAAGATCCCCAGCACCTGCACGGGCGTGGGCGCCCAGCCGACGAGGAGGCAGACGATGAGCAGGATGACGAGCTGCGGCAGGAAGTTGACCAGCGCCACGAACGTGCTCGACACCGGGAACAGCTCCCGGGGCAGGTAGATCTTCTTGATCAGCGCCCCGTTGTCCACGAGCGACTTCGTGGAGTTGGAGAACGCCTCCGTGTAGAAGTTGATGAGGATGATCCCGGAGAACAGGTAGACGGGGTAGTTCACCTGGTTGCGGTTCAGCTGCAGGAACACGCCCATCGCCACGAAGAACACGGCGAACTGCGCGGCCGGCTTCACGTACGACCAGAGCCAGCCGAGGACGGATCCGCGGTACCTGACCTGCACCTCCTTCTTGACGAGGAGGGAGAGGAGGTAGCGGCGGCGGTACACGTCCAGGAGCCCCGCGCCCGTGCCGGGCCTCGAGAACTCCCTCGACTGGGAACTCGTCATGCTCGACACGTCGGTGGTGCCCTTCGGACTGCGTGGGGCTCGCGCGGGGCGCGGAGCGGGATCGGCTCGGGTGTCCGGGATCGGACCGGACACGAGTGTAACCGTCAGCTCGCCCGGAGGACGCCGTGCGTGGCGGCGTCGGACAGCGCCTCGCGCCAGTCGCGGAGCGGCGCGAGGCCGACGCGGGCCCAGGCGTCGTGCCCGAGCACCGAGTAGGCGGGGCGCGGGGCCGGCCGCACGAAGGACGCGCTGTCGGTGGGCCGCACGCGCTCGGGATCCAGTCCCGCCTCCGCGAAGACGGCCTGCGCGAGCCCGAACCAGGTCGTCTCGCCGGTGGCCGTGCCGTGGAAGACGCCCGCGGGCGCTCCGGCGTCGACGAGCTCGACGATGCGGGCCGCGAGGTCGACCGTCCACGTCGGCTGGCCGCGCTGGTCGTCGACCACGGAGACCGTGTCGTGCGACGCGGCGAGCCGCAGCATCGTGGAGGGGAAGGACGGGCCGCCCGCGCCGTACAGCCACGCGGTGCGCACGACGCTCGCGCCGGTCGGGTGGCCGTCGAGCACGAGCCGCTCGCCCTCGGCCTTGGTGCGGCCGTAGGCGGAGACGGGCGCGTGGGGGGCGTCCTCCGGGTAGGGCGAGGTGGCCGTCCCGTCGAAGACGTAGTCGGTGGAGACGTGCACGATGCGGGCCCCCGCGTCGGCGGCCGCGCGCGCGAGCACGCCGGCGCCGGTCGCGTTGATCGCGCGGGCCTCGTCCTCGTGCTCCTCGGCGGCGTCGACCGCGGTGTAGGCGGCGAGGTTGACCACCACGTCGTGCCCGGAGACGGCGGCGCGGACCGCGGCCTCGTCGGTGATGTCGAGCTCGGCGCGCGCGGGCGCCGTCACGTCGTGCGCGGCGAGGGCCGGCAGGAGGTCCTGGCCGAGCATGCCGCGGCCGCCGGCGACGAGGATCCGGCTCACGCGGGCAGCTCGGCGCGCGTCTTCAGCGGCTCCCACCACGAGCGGTTGTCGCGGTACCACTGCACGACGTCGGCCAGGCCCTGCTCGAACGGCACCTGCGGCGCGTAGCCGAGCTCGCGCTGGATCTTGGAGATGTCGACGGAGTAGCGGAGGTCGTGGCCCTTGCGGTCCTCGACGCGGTCGACGTACGACCAGTCGCGGCCGGTGGCGTCGAGCAGCAGCTGCGTGAGCTCGCGGTTGGTGAGCTCGGTGCCGCCGCCGATGTTGTAGATCTCGCCGGGTGCGCCCTGCACGAGCACGAGCGCGATGCCGCGGCAGTGGTCGTCGACGTGCAGCCAGTCGCGGATGTTGAGGCCCTCGCCGTAGAGCGGCACGTGCTTGTCGTCGATGAGGTTCGTGACGAAGAGCGGGATGACCTTCTCGGGGAAGTGGTACGGCCCGTAGTTGTTCGAGCAGCGCGTGATCGACACGTTCAGCCCGTGCGTGCGGTGGTACGAGCGGGCGAGCAGGTCGCTGCCGGCCTTCGACGCGGAGTAGGGGGAGTTGGGCTCGAGCGGCCGCTCCTCGTCCCACGAGCCCTCGGCGATGGATCCGTAGACCTCGTCGGTGGACACGTGCACGAACCGCTTCAGGTCGTGGCGGAGGGCCGCGTCGAGGAGCTTCTGCGTGCCGAGCACGTTGGTCTCGACGAAGATGCTCGCGTCGCGCACGGAGCGGTCGACGTGGCTCTCGGCGGCGAAGTGCACGACCGCGTCGACCTGGGGGATCCACTCGTCGAGGACGGCGTCGTCGCGGATGTCGCCCCGCACGAACGTGTAGCGCGGGGAGTCGCTGACGGGCGCGAGGTTCTCGAGGTTGCCCGAGTAGGTGAGCGCGTCGAGCACGACGACGTCGGCGCCCTCGAGCCCGGCGTAGTGGTCCTGGAGCGCGTGGCGCACGAAGTTGGAGCCGATGAAGCCGGCGCCGCCGGTCACGAGGATCCTCATGGGGAAACGTCCTGTCGTCGAGACGCCGGGCGGGTGGCCGACGTCGGGGGAGAGTCCGCTGCTGTTCGGGGGCGGACCGCCTGCGAGTGTACCGGCGACGGCCCGCGCGGCCACGTCCCCGTGCGGGGGAGGCGCGATCCGCGCGGCGGATCCCGAGGGGATGCGGGCAGGATGCGGGGATGGCCGCCTCCCGCATCCGCGCGCTCCTCCGCGACGAGCGCGTGGCGTTCCTCTTCGTCGGGGGCTTCAACACCGCCTTCGCGTTCCTCCTGTTCGCGGGGCTCGCCGCCACCGCGGGCCGGGCGCTCGATGCGGCGGGGCTCCCGGTGCTCGGGTCGCTCGTGCCGCTCGCCGGGAGCTACGCCGTGGCCGTGCTCGTGGCGTTCGTCCTGTACCGCCGGCTGGTGTTCCGCGTCCGGGGGCACGTGCTGCGCGACCTCGCGCGCTTCGTCTCGGTCTACGCCGTGTCCATCACGCTGAACGCCGTCTCGCTGCCGCTGCTCGTCGCGCTCGGGGTCCCGCGCCTCCTCGCCCAGGCGCTCATCGTGGTGGTGATCACCCTCATCAGCTACGCGGGGCACCGGTGGTTCTCCTTCCGCCGACCGCGGGACGAGGGCCCGGCCGGCCGCTGACCGGCCCGTTGCTAGACTCCGACCCGTGCAGATCCGCGAACTCGCCGTACCCGACGCGTACGAGCTCACCCCCGTCCAGCGCACCGACGACCGGGGCGTGTTCCTCGAGTGGTACCGGTTCGACGAGATCCAGGAGCGCGTCGGCCACCCGCTCGACCTCCGCCAGGCGAACATGAGCGTCTCCAAGCGCGGCGTCGTCCGCGGCGTGCACTTCGCCGACGTGCCGCGCGGTCAGGCCAAGCACGTGAAGGCCGTCTCCGGCGCCGTGCTCGACTTCATCGTGGACATCCGCGTCGGGTCGCCGACCTTCGGCCAGTGGGACAGCGTGCGGCTCGACACCGAGACGCACAGGGCCGTCTACATCTCCGAGGG
This window encodes:
- a CDS encoding dTDP-4-dehydrorhamnose 3,5-epimerase family protein encodes the protein MQIRELAVPDAYELTPVQRTDDRGVFLEWYRFDEIQERVGHPLDLRQANMSVSKRGVVRGVHFADVPRGQAKHVKAVSGAVLDFIVDIRVGSPTFGQWDSVRLDTETHRAVYISEGLGHCFVALTDDAAVTYLVSDVYNPGAEHGITPL
- the rfbB gene encoding dTDP-glucose 4,6-dehydratase; this translates as MRILVTGGAGFIGSNFVRHALQDHYAGLEGADVVVLDALTYSGNLENLAPVSDSPRYTFVRGDIRDDAVLDEWIPQVDAVVHFAAESHVDRSVRDASIFVETNVLGTQKLLDAALRHDLKRFVHVSTDEVYGSIAEGSWDEERPLEPNSPYSASKAGSDLLARSYHRTHGLNVSITRCSNNYGPYHFPEKVIPLFVTNLIDDKHVPLYGEGLNIRDWLHVDDHCRGIALVLVQGAPGEIYNIGGGTELTNRELTQLLLDATGRDWSYVDRVEDRKGHDLRYSVDISKIQRELGYAPQVPFEQGLADVVQWYRDNRSWWEPLKTRAELPA
- a CDS encoding ABC transporter permease; the protein is MSSMTSSQSREFSRPGTGAGLLDVYRRRYLLSLLVKKEVQVRYRGSVLGWLWSYVKPAAQFAVFFVAMGVFLQLNRNQVNYPVYLFSGIILINFYTEAFSNSTKSLVDNGALIKKIYLPRELFPVSSTFVALVNFLPQLVILLIVCLLVGWAPTPVQVLGIFLAVAIIGTLAIGLGMLFGAANVSFRDSQNFVELIVMVVVWASPVLYPYAQVAKVLPDWLLVIYQLNPVTAAVELFHAAFWYPTTGGTGELPPNLWMYGFIALGVSLLSLLLGQLVFKKLEGRFAQDL
- a CDS encoding GtrA family protein, whose amino-acid sequence is MAASRIRALLRDERVAFLFVGGFNTAFAFLLFAGLAATAGRALDAAGLPVLGSLVPLAGSYAVAVLVAFVLYRRLVFRVRGHVLRDLARFVSVYAVSITLNAVSLPLLVALGVPRLLAQALIVVVITLISYAGHRWFSFRRPRDEGPAGR
- a CDS encoding ABC transporter ATP-binding protein, whose translation is MPRTSESDALPRIIVENVRKSFLLRHTHSIKETVIAAVRRKPLASTFDALEDVSFEVRPGESVALMGFNGSGKSTLLKLISGVYQPDSGEVLARGRIAGLIEVGAGFHPDLSGRENIYLNAAILGMEQHEIDARFDQIVEFSEIEKFIDTEVKHYSSGMFLRLAFSVAIHTEVDILLVDEILSVGDEPFQRKCLAKIRELHDAGKTLVVVSHDLDMVSDLCERGILIQSGKVAFDGPSKDAVERMRRS
- the rfbD gene encoding dTDP-4-dehydrorhamnose reductase, with amino-acid sequence MSRILVAGGRGMLGQDLLPALAAHDVTAPARAELDITDEAAVRAAVSGHDVVVNLAAYTAVDAAEEHEDEARAINATGAGVLARAAADAGARIVHVSTDYVFDGTATSPYPEDAPHAPVSAYGRTKAEGERLVLDGHPTGASVVRTAWLYGAGGPSFPSTMLRLAASHDTVSVVDDQRGQPTWTVDLAARIVELVDAGAPAGVFHGTATGETTWFGLAQAVFAEAGLDPERVRPTDSASFVRPAPRPAYSVLGHDAWARVGLAPLRDWREALSDAATHGVLRAS